A window of Chaetodon trifascialis isolate fChaTrf1 chromosome 3, fChaTrf1.hap1, whole genome shotgun sequence genomic DNA:
ACAACTGTTTGTCTATATATAACCCTGTTTCCTGCCCCTGACCTCCCTTCCACCCTTTGTCCTTTATGCCCAGGCCTGATAATCCATGAAGGATCGTCTGTTTACCGGATCTTTAAGCGCTGGCAGGCGGTGAACCAACAGTGGAAAGTACTGAATTATGAGAAAGCAAAGGACTTAGGGGACCCCATCGGTTCCAGCAGTAAAGGTCGAGTTGAGAGGAACTCTGCTCACACTGTCACAGACGGCGGACGGAGGGCAAATCGACACGTCAGGACTATTCTCCACCACCACTGTGGCTATACTATTTTGCACATCCTCAGCCAGTTAAGACCCAACAACCTGCACCGTGCCAACCAAGAAGTGGTCATGAGGGTGACCACTGTATGAGGCTGGGTCATACAGACAAAATGCTCCCACGTTTAAGGAGGAGATCTAATGTTGATTAGgatttaatgaaaacacaaatccTTTTCTGCCACATTAACACTGCCGTTAACGTCTAGTCTCATATTTTGATTCTCCCTGAGCTCAAAGTGGACAGTGAGAAATATTTCTCGGGTTTGGGCGAAGGGAGAACATTGCAGTTTTATCTGAGTCAGATTGCAGAGAAAGactgtgaaaacatgacaagCTATTAaccttccttctttttttttgaccagTGTTAAGAAATGTCACTGAACAGTTTTTGTCTAGCTTtctaaagaaaaaataaaatgaatgttgttaAATTTGAGTTGGATTTGACTCTATAACAGAGAGTTTGATGGTGAAAATGCTGCTATTCATGTGACAACAGCCCCCTTAATTTATTCAGCGTACTCCTGAGGGTCCGCCATGATCTGGTATGTTTTCCCTTGAAGCAGCATTGATGGATCGGACATTAAAAGCCCAGCAAAACTTTGAGACGTGACACAGTTGCTTAAAATATACCCTTAAAGTAAAATTCATGATTTGTAATAAAGACTTTGTTGATCTCAAAGgaaaactttgtgttttgttggatATTTGATCTTAGCGAATGTGTCTTAAAAACAGTTGTGACACTTTGACATATGTGGATTGGATTTTTCCTGTAGGGATTACACAAATCAAATAAATTAATGCGATTATGTATCGGTTAAAAAAACTGGAATGAAAACATCCATCTCACCGGACCAAATAACTGATCACAGTGGtggatatttttttaaaatgttgataTTGTTGCCACTTCAGTTGAAATCGACACCCTCAGGCTCATCTCACTCACCTCATTGTAATATGTGTGTAATATGTGATGTTAGCATGATGCATATGTTCAGTGTTACTGAGGATTAATAATGAAGGCATTAATCACAGCTGAACTTCATGTAAAACATGAACAAGTTCATCTTAAAATGGATTCAGCATTGTTAGATAATTAaagtgaaatagaaaaaaatggtCTGACAGAAGATAGAGACAAAGGGGGAGTGTTTAtgttcatgaaaagaaaagcaaagccaaatcttaaaaatatatattattgcTAAcctcctgttgtttttcttcattatgTATGATAATGATTATGTGTCTGCAGGGGTTTATGTTTCTTTGCACAAGTTATTTGCACActcaaaggcaaaaacaaataacacaaatCCTGAGCTTAAACATCTAGAGAAGTTTGTCACGTCATTCCCCgctgtctctcttctctgtcaactatcaaataaagaaagaaatttaaaaatctggaaaaagCTTGATTGAAAATCCATTCACATCCTGTTATTCTACAGTACATTCACAAAACTGTACCTCAAAAATGTCTAAATCTCATAACTGCGGGACAAGGAGATACAGCAGGCAGTCTGCTGTGCGTGCATGGACATGAATAAGTCTCTCATAAAACCTTCCACCAGCAGGGAACTATAATGTGTCACCACGTCCTCGACAGAGTGAGCTGAGAAGGATATCAGAGCTGACTCAGAGGACACCCAGAGGGATCTGCAGCGTTTCCATTTAATAGACGACACAGAGGAAAATTAGCACTGGCTATGTGGCTGCTTGGACACGAAAAACCATGAGGTGAAGTTTCATCCTGCAGAGAGCTCAACAAACAACTGAAGCTTTGAATTTTGACTTCAGAAGCATTAAAAACCTTTTTTGCTATATTCCCTGTTGCAAAAAGTAACTGTATTCCTCATGTTTAATTGCGGCTAGGCTACAGCTTCCGTTGGGATCACATTATTTTATCAACAGCAAAATAGTAAAACACACAGCATAACTCTCTGCACAGACTCTCCTAAAcacattaaataataaaacataacaGCATCACTTCAATATAATATGTGGACTCTAAGCTAAAATGATGCAAACACCACAGTGTCTACAAAGCCATTACACAGCAtcagtgtttatttattaaaacaCTCTACTTAACTACACATGTTTGTATCTTACTTgactatttccattttctcGCATAATATACTTGTGCTGATTAAAGAGGCAGATTGTGTACTTTTTCCACTAGGCTTACTTTAATCTGATTTTACTAAGCAGAGTCAGGTTTTATATGCCAAATATTTGGTGATAAAAGTTGCACCTTATCAATTAAACTGCATAATAGTGTATCAAGTAAAATTTGGGTGGCCAGATGATTATGAGAAAGAAActtaaaaggaaaatgaataaattctgCTACTAAATTTACGTTTGTTTTTCCAGACTGTTCTCCAGCCATGctttctttaaaatgaaatattatatAATTCACCTTGTGAGGTGCCGACTACTCCCCGAATTAACCAATCTGAGAATGTAAATACTGAACCTATCACAACTAATAAGAAATCACCAGTAGATATGACTTTGTCTTCCTGCATCAGTAATAACAATCCAACTGATGATATAACAAGGATGAGCATTTGTGCCCATATAGTTCGTGGCATACTTCTATTTTTTATACTTTGAGTGGCTACATTTGCTGCTTTAGTTAAACCTAAATATACATATAATGGTGTAAATTTGCGCTATATTGCTTTGGTGCTGCCACCAGTTTTGTGGTGTTTTAGTTCTAGTGTGTAAATCTCACACTTCTAACAAACCTGGCAACCGCGCAGGCGCTGGCTGATGACGTAAAAACGCAGCGACTCTCAAACGTTGATAAACTAACCAGAAACTAACGTGACTGTCCGGGAGTCGACTTCCAGAAGTGTATACCTGAGTTTATCCAATCACTACTCGAAAGACTGAATGTCTGAGGGAGTATTTCGTCTTTGTTTCAGTCCACCATGACTTCGTCTATGCCGCAGAAGCGTTACTACAGACAGCGAGCCCATTCAAACCCGATGGCTTACCACACGTTTGATTAGTGAGTGAGGTCCATGTGTCTAacctgctaacgttagcaactGTGCTTTTATAAACGTAGAAGAAGACTAGAGTCGGCTGATCACCTAACTATGGTGCTGTGTGGCAACGTAAGAAGTTTAGTTTTCAGTCGGTTAGGATTTGCCTAATATTTCCACCTCAGTCTAATACAGTGTGGGTGCTGACAGCGAGCAGAAACTGGTCCCAGTTATTCAACAATTCACAAAAACCACCGTCAGCTATGTTCATGTTTCCTCGTGATAAAGTATCTCCACTGaacacctcctctctcctcagtccTGTGTGCCCGGAGGAGATGGACTGGTCCGAGCTGTATCCACATTTCTTCACTGGCAGCAGCCCCTCTGAGAAAGAGACCCCCCGAGTTGAGTTTGCAGACATTGGATGTGGATACGGGGGGCTTTTAGGTCTGTTCTGTCACTGATCTGACCACCAGCAGGTCTCACAGGTCATTCTGCTCCCCACTGACGTCCTGTCTCTGTTCCTGTCTTTATCTTTCATCTACAGTGGAGTTATCTCCACTCTTCCCAGACACGCTCATCCTGGGCCTGGAGATCCGAGTCAAAGTGTCTGATTACGTTCAAGATCGTATCCAGTCTCTGCGGGCCTCGGAACCAGGAAGCTACCAGAACATCGCCTGCCTTCGCAGCAATGCGATGAAGTATCTCCCCAACTTCTTTTCTAAAGGACAGGTAGGTTAGCGTGTGTGAGAGTGGGTGTTTCTTGCTCTGTCAGATGCTGGGGCTGACATGCTGAATTCACTCAGTCATAAGGAGTCACTGCAGGAAGTTTTAGTCTTGAGAGGTTGCTCTTTCCAACCTAAAACAACCGCGTCCAGATGCATTATTTtcagcctgtctgtgtttgaataCACTTATTAAATATGTATGATTTAGATATTTCTAAAGTCTTCGGTTTGCTTTGGTGCCTTATAACTCCTTAAATATGAGTTCTCTGTAATTCTTTTTAACTGACTTTCAATTTTCAAACATTCCCACAATTTGATTGAGAAAATACTCAATGAAAGTCACAACCTGTGCTTCACATATGAGAAAACTCACTTCACAAAAACAGAGATCCTCTCAGAGCTGATGTTTTTCACTGAGGGTagaaattttggacattttgttttgttttttgtttttgtcttttagttttgtCACGTTTTCATTGAAATATATTTGGTCTGCTGTAAAATTTGTTCCACTTGTAACAGCCAGAGGACATTTTTCACGTTTCTGCATCGTCACTAATTCTGTACAGTACCAGAGAGCTTCTGCATTATTCAGAAaggtaaatgtatttgctttaaATATGTGATAAAGCAGGGAAACACTCTCTTCCCATGATAAGAACGGACGCGCGCTGGTTCATGTGGACGACTGCAGGACAGACTCGAGGTTCAGTGTGTTCTGGTCACATCTCTTTCAAAAGTCAGCGGACATCATTACTGAGCAATCCAAAGACTTTGCTGTCAACAGTTTTTGTGAGAAACTGTTGGACCACAGCGCAGTCATAATGGCCTCTTACCAGCCACAACTGAGGCTGTACCAGCACGACTGTACAAACTATATCTGCATGTCTACATTCAACTGAAggtccatttttattttatttccatgcCGACAGCAGCTGTGGTCAGAGGCATCGAGTTTTCAGTTTGTCAGTCCATACGTCTGTCCATTTGTCCTCATGCTCATGAACGCGCTCTCAGAAAAGCCTCGAGGGAATCTCTTCAAATTTGCCCCCAACGCTCACTTGGACTCGAGGATGAAATGACTAGATTTTGgcggtcaaaggtcactgtgaccacacgCAATTCATGagtgtccaccttcaaactgtgctgccGACTTGAAGATGTGTATGAAGCATCCACCAATTTTTAGCTtatttgcagcaacatccatgtCTGAAGGGTTGTAGTcgaccacaagctcattggttctgctgatattgagcttcaggtgattgtcgttgcaccatgtgatgaagctctctgtcagtcctctgtgctctgagtacagacagcatgtttctgacTGGAAAAAATACGCCTGATACCTTTTATTAAAATCATGATATATGAGTCTGGACTCATCTGGATGTAAACTAAAACCTGACTGGTTGGCAGACACGTACAAACACAGGGTGGTGAGTCTAGTCTGTAAACTGGGTGGACTGACACTATATGTAGAAATAACGCATACGTGACGTGAATGGGAGCTCATTCACAAAGGGCCTGCAGCTCTACAGCAGCTCATCCGCCCGGGTCTGCGTAACCTTAGATTAAAGCTGCCAGCCTGTCCTGGCACTGCTGAGGCAATAAGGATACGCGGGCCAAACATTTCCGACTTAATTTCCTTTCCTTGTGTTTAACATATGGACTGAATTAATTTATATGGATTGCTCAATAAAATCCAGGATTTCACAACAATGGGGTCATTGACTGACACGCAAGGCATCACATCAGCTGAGCATAGAGCAGCGCAAGACGCCATTTATTCGTTCCAGTTAGCTGCAGTAATCTATGACTTGTCGAAACTCGCATTAGATTACACAGTGGGCTTAGTGTACCAGGGTTAATTTGGATACCCTGGATAAGAGACTTCACCTCAAATGCCCTGAGTGAGTATAATTAAgacatgaacacagcagagtgCTGCAACACTCTTATACTTATGGATGCAGATTATAGAGAGgtttcatgtgaaaacacatgcactgttttatttttaattttttaatgatttaaatAGTATTTATGCAGCCTGAGGGACTGCAGCTTTGGCTTGGTTTTGCatgaagctgcttttttttgcaGACGTCGGCACTCCCTTCACCTCGTTGGTAAACTGCGCCTCTGGTCTCGTGTTCTTTTACCAGAGATGGACAtttctccagctgcagcttgcTGTAGCAGCAGTTGTCTTCCTCCCTCATGTTTGGGACCAAACTGTCGTCGCTGCCCAAATTTTCAATGTGGAGACTCAAACAACCACCCAGACCAGTTCTCAAAATCTAGTCCCAGTCCTTCTCACATGCATGATGTGTTTGAAGTGTGGAAACAGCATATTCCAAAGGCCTGAAatgctcttcttttttttcctcctgttcttaGTATGTTTTGTAACCCAAAAGTGATTCAATGTGTTAAGGTTTTTCCACCTTCATCAGCACTCAAGCGGCCCCTGAGGCGGCAGCAGTCCCCAGTGATTATCCCCACATCTTTCTGTCTATACctgacattatttattttaactaAAAAAAGTTACTGGAATGGTTTTTAATTTATCAGCCAGACTTGTATCAATGGAGCCTTCACTTGTGCGCTTGTCAAATACAGAGAcgtggaaagaagaagaaaaaaaatcatggagGGAAATTCCAGTTTTGCAATCCGCGGTCCTGAAAAACCAACCACAAACTATAATGGGGGCCACATTTACGCGAtgacatttgaacattttcaaagcGTAGTAttaaagcagacaaaaataGAAAGCTTGTGTTGGAATGACACCAAGTAATGACTAGAGTTtaaaagagctttttttttttaaaactctcAGCTTATTTTACTATTTCTGAcccttttctgtgtctctctcagctcaGTAAGATGTTCTTCCTTTTCCCCGACCCTCACTTCAAGAAGACCAAGCACAAATGGAGGATCATTAGTCCCACGCTGCTGGCAGAGTATGCCTACACACTGAGAGTCGGGGTATGTACTTAAGTTGTAAGAATAAttttatcaaacaaaaaatTCCAAACAGTCACTGATTTCCACTTTTCAAATATGAGCATATATGTATAAATCATTGtaaatggacaaaacaagaaatgtgaAGGTTTTACATGGAGCTCTGTGAAGGTTTCTGACATCAGACTGAAGTTTAATCAGTTAATGGTTACATGATTTCCTaaaaacagctggacactgtagtttttagaaaacattactcaaacagaGGTGAATAGTGTCCATTTATTGGGGACTAGCAGACAAAACTTTGTTATCAGGATGaatttattgttggttttgggCTTTcaatgggatttgttgacaaaaaaaacatatatatatagaatcACCAGCCTTTGCAACCACCCCAACAGCACGGAGGAGAATTGCATTGCATTCATACgcttaataataaaaaaacagctaTTAGTTACACAACAAATTGGCACTCTCCTCATCATTTTATCAATTGATTGCAGTGTGCAGAAATCCAtgaattcactgaaataaaattgAGCAACCGGTGTGGCCTGCAGCTGGTGGACTTCTGCACACACCCTGCTTCTGGctgtcagagctgtcagagcagcagtgggaCACTTGAACAGGGCGCGAGCGCTGATGGAGGTTGTTGGGAACAATGGAGGGCTTGTGTCTAAATTTGgctttatctttttttcctctggtgtGTGCAttgatgcatttgtgtgtgtgtgtgtgtgtgtgtgtgtgtgtgtgtgtgtgtgtgtgtgtgtgtgtgtgtgtgtgtgtgtgtgtgtgtgtgtgtgtgtgtgtgtgtgtgtgtgtgtgtgtgtgtgtgtgtgtgtgtgtaagctctACAAGGGCTTCAGCATTGGCACACAGCCATAACTGTGCTGGTGGCCAGAGAGACTGTCTAGAAAATCCTCATTTAAGAGGCAGTTTCATACCAAAATTAACTTGactttattgtttattattatctGTTGTTTATTAGAGAATCTTTTGAATCGGCCTCCATCTGAAAGAGTAACCAGGTGTGATTGACATGAATCTGTGCAGACAGGCACATGGCCCCTCATCCTGCCTTCCCTGAAACACAACCTGTATGTGCAGACATGCACTGGTGTGGAAATCTGTGCCACTGCTGAGTTTTCTAAGAAATCCTTATCTGAAATGTTATCTGTCCAGCCTCCAAAGTAAACTGCAGTCACATAGGTGGTTaacctctgtgctgtctgtaggttatttttatctttttaggAGGGAGCGTTGCTCTCCAGAGCTGTGGAGATCCAGAccctgatgctgctgctctccacGTAACTCTGAAacattgattaaaaaagaaaaaatctttcTCAGATAAATGCCGCAGGTTTGCTTCATGATTGATAAATGGATCCGTGTTTCACCACCTGTGAAGCTTTGCCAACTTATTTTTCCAAGAACTGTGTTAATAACCTCCCTGTGTTTGTCTGGTCATGTCAGGGTTTGGTGTATACCATGACAGATGTGGAGGAGGTACACGTCTGGATGGTGAAGCACTTCACTGAACATCCCCTGTTTTCACGTGTCCCAGATGAAGAACTGGTATGTTGGCGTGCAGCTGTTCATACCCTGTGTTTGCAGGTCATGACAACAACTTTTGCTCTTCATTGGTGATAGAGGAAAAGAGGTCAAAGTCATGATTCTTTAACGGAATAGTTCATTTTGGGCTGGAGACTTTCTCAGAGTTAGAAAATGAATATGGCTCTGCAGCTGATGTACTGAGCttatgctgcattcacacaACGTAGGAAAAATGGGAAGAACAGAAAAGTCTCCTATTAATCTGACAAGGGAATGTTCGAGCCCCATTGTTAACCTTGAAGTCACACCAGACAAGttacagcagacacagacaaactgtgtttctgcagctccttTTGAAGGAAAAGTTAAGCTTATTCGAGtttattcgctttcttgctgagagttagatgagaagactgatgccACTGTCGTATCCGTGAGCATgaagctaccaccagcagctcgctaacttagcttagcaaaaaggctggaaacagtGGGGAAACAactagcttggctctgtccaaaagaaGCAACCCCTGCtgaccagcacctctaaagctcactctTTCTCGCCTGGAtccagtaacttcctggagtctacTGGCTGCTTGGCAACTGGCCTGGCTAAGCGAAGTTCAGCAGCTGCTAGCAGTAgctacagacatgagagtgctaATGATCTTCTCCCTCAGAAAGTAAATAAGCATGTTGTCCTATTCCTTTAGAAAGTTAGTAAGTCTTTTTTCACAGTTAACATACTTagagaacaataataaacactATGCTGATGATGTAAGTGAAGTGAATGAAAAGTCTGTCGCAGATGAAGGTTTGGGTGACTTTAtgtaattgtgtttgtgtgacaggtGGGTGATGTCATTATAAATCGACTGGGTACctgcacagaggagggaaagaaggtccagagaaatggagggaaGAATTTCCTCGCAGTCTTCCGGAGGATTGAGGATTCAAACTAAGAGCAGACAGTTGGGACGTGCGATGAACAGAAATGATGGTCTTGTGCTGTCATGTGGAAGGTGGTGCTGCTCTGTGGAGCTGGAGGCTGTGGCTGGTTCCTGCTGCACATGAACGGTTTCTGTGGTATTATGGACAAACGTTCACATCATTACCCGATTTAAGGATTTGTGTTTGAGTTTTTTCAGATCATTTAAGTATTTCCTTCCTCGGCttgaaaaaaaacagcagaagggAAGAAAATCTTTAAAGCATCTCTGTTCAGAGTAGACTTGTGAAGTGCCCTGCGTTGCTTttgtaaaaatgattttttaatgaTATTCTTGTTGCTTTTGCCTGTAAAGCTTTAAATTCTTTTagtaaaacaaaaagtcagTGTCGGGTTTGGTTCTTTGTACATTATTACAGTTATTTTTAGTTGGAAAAACCCAGAATGGCTCTTTTTCGTTTCAGTCCATCTTCTTGACTTGATCTGGAGAGGAGTTGAGGTTTTAATGAGCGCTGAGCAGCACAGTTATCAGCCATCTTTTCTAATCCTCCACCATGAGGCAGAGCCTCAGTGTGACAAACATTTCTGTCCGAGGATATAAATGTGTTTGGTTAACAACATGTGAAGCCGGTTTAATTAATACCTATGCTTGAAGACCTTCAGGTTTCCCATATGTCTCTCTAATGTAATTTacaattcatttattcattcagaaCCACAATTTGATCCTAACCCACACAACTGCTGTTGCTCCTACGTGTCATATGATCTCCAGAAAAGACCCATTATATTGTCTTCAGCTACCAGACATGTCTGCTGAGGATCTTTGTGAAGTCCAAATCAAAGGAGTCTGTTGCAGAAACAGTGGTTTTCTGTGCTCATTCCATGATTTCGGCTGTGTATTACAGGTTGGTGTTGCTGTCTGTCAGGAGTCTGGAGATGGGGCTCTTTTGCTGCTGCAGGGGGTGGTGATTAAGAACAGGACAGCACATGCCTCAGTGATAAAAAGCCAGACACTGAAAAACTAGACGATCACAGAGAGTCACTGAAGCACTGAGTCGtatcagaaaacactgaacttcTGTATCCATGGCTGAGGTTATTGGTATAATTATGCTGAATTTGACAGTACTTCTTCCTAATCATGAAACCTCTTTATTCTCTCCACTGATATGAATATAAAGATTACTTCCAGCCTTCAGAGCAAACTGATCttgaaacagcagctgtgatcaGGCAGCCGGCTGACAGCATGTCTCATTTTCCCGTCTCTTGATATTCTTAAGTATACAGTACAAAATGTACGTATTTACCATGTGCTTGTGGGCTAAAGTCCATCTATGAACAGATGATGAACATGTAAAATGCATGCCCTCTCTCACACAGCAGTATTTGCTCAGACCTGTGACAAACGGCATCAGGTTGTGATGAAACAGTTAAAGCTTTTAACCGTGAAGCCATCTCTGTGCTACATGAAAAGCAGACTCACAGATGCACATGCAATAATTTATTCTTAAATAAATTGAATGTCCTGTTCTTGGATAGCTCAACAAATTGTTCAATCTACACTTTTATCATGGAGACATGGAGATGAGTGTTTACTGCACAGCATTAATCATGAGATGAGAAATGgtctgaaagagaaagaagccCTATCTGTTTGCTTCATGGCACATCATCAAGTATTCATATCGCGCATATTTCATTTTTGCCAGAGGGATTGTAATATTGTTCATCACACAGTGCTGTACAGGTCACTGAAGTCTGGCCTCTGACTCGTAGCACAAAGCTTCAgaagctttcagccacatccgaaaaaacaacaagaagtaTGGACATTATGCTGAGAATTATTTGCCAAACGGATTTTTCCGAGGTCCTGAATGAACCTTTAAGCTCAAATCTCTGACTCATTTCCCCAAGTCCACATATGGTTTGATGAATACCGGATTTTTTATGGTGTGAAAATGTTAACCGCTCTAGTCCATCACCACCTGTGATGTTTTCGAGGAGCCGCCGTTCTCTTACGGCTTATTATTGCCACGTGGAGACAAAGCCGCCTGAGTTCGCCAAAGaacatcatttaacattttagtACCATCAGGTCATCAAACAACAGCTCAATTAAATGCGCTGCAGGGGAACCAAAGACAGAAACTTAATGATTAACACTTGGCAACACGAGGAAAGCAACATGGATGTTGCCTTTTCTTCATAGCCCAAGAATTTGTTGCATCTGGACATCAGTTATTGAGGTCAAAGGTTAATCCCCGTCTGAAAGTGTTTACAGAGGCAGCTGTCCACTGTAATGGGTCAAAACTTCAGGTACTGATTTCATTGTCTCCTCTCATCGGAGTAAACCAAGTGCAAATGATTTCTGCACACAGTTTTGAGAAATATTTGCTTCCATGCCGAGAATCAGAAGAAAAGTTCAATCCCAATCTCTTGTCTGAATGGTAGTTATGATGCAGCAGCCAGGAgtgggttagcttagcttagcaccaATTTTGGAAGCACCAGTTTTGGAAACATCAAACTAAAAAATCCTCCAACCAGCAGCCTGCATTTGTCCAAGGAACAAtcagacacacatacgcacgcgtAAAGACACAACTTGTTTTAAAGCTTTGGTTTTTCTAGTGACTAAATAAATGAGGGTTAACACAGTAATTAATGAGCGTTGGAGGTGCTGGTCAGCTGATTTTGTTCcctctggacagagacaggctacATGTCCCCCCTCATTTCAAGTCCTCTGCCGCTGGCTGCAGCTTTCTTTTGACTGTACTCATGTGAGAGTGATGTGGATCTCCTCATCTAACCCTCAACTCGTGTTGAACTCTTCCTTTGTGctgcttcatcttcatcccCCCAGAGTCTTTCTCAGCCTTTAATACCATCAACCACCAGACTCCAACACAAGCTGACAAAACGATCTCTGGATGTGTGCACTCATTGTTTCTGTGTCCAACTGACCTCATCATTTATCATGAAGAAAGTCTCTGATCTGATCTTCTTTCCACATTCATAATTACATCGCACAACATGTCCTACTTCTTGCCAAGTCACTGGCACtccgctctgcctctctcttccttcctgaCGCTCAGGTCGAGGCGTGCATCTCTGCTGCCTGGCTGACATCTGCAGCTGGATGTCTGCCCGCCACCTCGAGCTCGGCCTAAACCCATCTGAGCTGCCGTACTTGCACAGAAAATCCTGGCTCGCTTCTTCCCACAGCGGAAACAATAATGTTGAAGTTCAACACAACCACGTCACAGCATCCTGCACGCTAGCATCAAGTCCTTCCTCACTCAGGACTCTCAAGTCTGGACTGATGAGAAACCTCGAACTGACCTGAGTTTTCAAACTAATCTTTTCAGGCCCTTCAACTCAACGGAGAAAAATGGTCCTCTTTGTCTTAAATGTCTCCCAGTTGTCCTGTGTGCACCCCCATACTGCACGACTGCCAGTGACTATTCGAAGGAAATAAAAATCCCACTGAGCCTGTAACTCTCCTTCAATCATTCCTCCACCTGAAACCATCATCAGCGCCTGTCGGCTCAAGGGTTCCACACCataattttgtcttttgtctctttcttcacACTTTTTCATGTCAAACTCTGCGCAGAAAATCATCCTGCACAGTGAAGTTCAAATCCAACGCGAGGAGCGACTCGTTTCATTGGAGGCAGGCCTGAGACGAGAATATTTGTAGTGCGTTTCTTTGCTCCGTTTCTGACGATGCTATCGTTTTGTGGGATTGTAGGTGAAGTTTTACGCTAAAAAAGTCCAAAGGCGCAGATGTTCAGCTGTTAGTCAAACAGACCAGATGTGACCAGTTTACATTGAAGCAGATTCTGTGGAAATCTGGACATCAAAACTACAAATTCTCATTCTGAAAACATCTCTTTTACAGACAGATGACCGACACGACTCTCAGAAAATAACTTGACTACAGAAACAACACAGCTATCTTTCCTGCACGTCCATGTTTGTCTCAGCGCCATATGTGAGCGATAAATATTAGGAAATGTGATGTGTCCAACTTTTCAAATCAGGCTTCGCGGCTGATGGACACTGGTATTATTTTAAAG
This region includes:
- the mettl1 gene encoding tRNA (guanine-N(7)-)-methyltransferase — protein: MTSSMPQKRYYRQRAHSNPMAYHTFDYPVCPEEMDWSELYPHFFTGSSPSEKETPRVEFADIGCGYGGLLVELSPLFPDTLILGLEIRVKVSDYVQDRIQSLRASEPGSYQNIACLRSNAMKYLPNFFSKGQLSKMFFLFPDPHFKKTKHKWRIISPTLLAEYAYTLRVGGLVYTMTDVEEVHVWMVKHFTEHPLFSRVPDEELVGDVIINRLGTCTEEGKKVQRNGGKNFLAVFRRIEDSN